The DNA segment CGGCGCTCCGGCCGGTCGGCGAAACCCTCGAGCGGAAATTCGGCACGCCGTACGTCGACTCGTTTCCGGCGGGCCTTGCCGGAACGTGCCGGTTCCTCGAAAAGGTCGGCCGGATCTGCGGGATCGACGCATCGGCCGCCGTCGAGGAGGAACAGGGCCACCAGAAAGCGTTGCTCGGGCAGTTCGACGATATCGCCGGGAGCCGCGTGCATTTCCAGTCCCCCCACCCCATGCTCAGGGGCGATCCGGGCGCGGAGGCGATCTGCACCGAGTGTGCCGAAGCCCTCGATCTTTCCGTCGCCCCGTCCGGGTCGACGATCCCCTTCCCGTATCCGGCACCCGTCGGGACCGCCGGTCTTGGACGGATGCTGCACCGGTGGCGGGTGCTGATCCGGGAGAAACGGCGGGGGTGAGGTTCCAGGGTTGCGGGCGGCAGACAGCCCCGGTACCCACCACATCCTCTGGCGCCCGTACAATCTCTTTTATACCTCTTCTGCAGAAAAGGTCTCATCGGAGTGAGTGCCAGAGTATGTTCGAACGCATCCTGTTTCCAACGGACTTTTCAGTGCCATCGATGAAGGTGCTGGACTATATCCCCGTGCTGCACGAGGCGGGAACCCGGGAGGTGGTTCTCGTCCACGTCATCGACTCAAAGGAGATCACGCTGATCGCCTCGGGCGGGCAGGGGTTCCTCGGGACCGTGCCCGACCGGGAGACCGAGGCGCAGAGGGAGCTACGGGAAGAGATCCAGCACCGGATCGTCGATACCCGCCGGGCGCTCGAGAGACAGGGCGTGAAGGTGACCGTCCGGACGCCCCT comes from the Methanoculleus marisnigri JR1 genome and includes:
- a CDS encoding universal stress protein, with product MFERILFPTDFSVPSMKVLDYIPVLHEAGTREVVLVHVIDSKEITLIASGGQGFLGTVPDRETEAQRELREEIQHRIVDTRRALERQGVKVTVRTPLGTPGKEIVAAADAEGASLIVIGSHGRSNIRDRLLGTVSEYVIKNARQPVLVIKREVIGGR